The following proteins are encoded in a genomic region of Paenibacillus sp. FSL R7-0273:
- a CDS encoding TasA family protein: protein MANLKKTMAMAMATTALGATLIAGGSFAIFTSSVQNTGNTFAAGTLKVGLDKEDTDTPYAKYFNLTNWAPGDSSIQPVVVSNEGTLELRYDLALAVGGDLGGGTHPVTIKAYSDAAGTIPLTITDRVLAVGGSETIYVKVEFPKDAGNEYQGKSGTASIKVDAEQTKNN from the coding sequence ATGGCTAATCTTAAAAAGACAATGGCAATGGCAATGGCGACTACTGCACTGGGGGCTACTTTAATTGCCGGAGGGTCCTTCGCGATCTTTACAAGCTCGGTACAAAACACAGGCAATACCTTTGCCGCAGGCACGCTTAAGGTAGGTCTGGATAAAGAGGACACAGATACCCCATACGCAAAATATTTTAATCTGACCAACTGGGCTCCCGGCGATTCCAGCATCCAGCCTGTTGTAGTGAGCAATGAAGGCACGCTGGAGCTGCGGTATGATCTTGCCTTGGCTGTAGGAGGCGACTTAGGCGGGGGGACCCATCCGGTAACCATTAAGGCATATTCTGATGCCGCCGGAACGATACCGCTTACAATAACGGACCGTGTGCTGGCCGTAGGCGGTTCGGAGACCATCTACGTCAAAGTGGAATTCCCGAAAGATGCCGGCAATGAGTATCAGGGCAAATCCGGAACAGCCAGCATTAAGGTGGATGCGGAGCAGACTAAGAACAACTAA
- a CDS encoding TasA family protein has product MMKKKKLLITALSSVVLLCAAIGGGTYALFTSSAQNTGNTVTSGTLTLSTHRYDVPVEGPMFYTNDTDAGRMGTGLWAPKDSHTRAMMIKNTGTLDAKLTDLIALPEGTEGQKADALAFGEQAMVAVAALATPDGVTLNTEDVNKVNEAVDQTFKTFIKYLPNSARTAQSVFADARELLLNTTYQVLSGGSPVNVSIKDAYVGSLKDLYNSGAGKDAILPNLVLPAKKTMHLVYNVTFLDDATVSVGGAAIDNDVIQGKVVNFTFKNTFEQVKNN; this is encoded by the coding sequence ATGATGAAGAAGAAAAAGTTACTCATTACCGCACTTTCTTCAGTAGTTCTGCTATGTGCCGCGATTGGCGGCGGTACCTATGCGCTGTTCACCAGCTCTGCCCAGAATACGGGCAATACCGTTACCTCCGGTACACTGACCCTGAGTACCCACCGTTATGATGTACCGGTTGAAGGACCGATGTTCTATACCAACGATACGGATGCAGGCCGTATGGGGACTGGGCTATGGGCACCGAAGGATTCCCACACCCGTGCAATGATGATTAAGAATACCGGAACGCTGGATGCAAAGCTGACCGATCTGATTGCGCTTCCTGAAGGAACAGAGGGACAAAAGGCAGATGCGCTTGCATTCGGTGAGCAGGCGATGGTTGCAGTAGCCGCCTTGGCTACGCCGGACGGAGTGACGCTTAATACTGAAGATGTCAATAAGGTCAATGAAGCAGTCGACCAGACGTTCAAAACCTTTATCAAATATTTGCCGAACTCTGCCCGTACAGCACAAAGTGTATTCGCTGATGCAAGGGAATTGCTATTGAATACAACATATCAGGTGCTTAGTGGCGGCAGTCCGGTAAATGTAAGCATTAAGGATGCTTATGTAGGCTCACTTAAGGATCTGTACAACAGCGGAGCGGGGAAAGATGCTATTCTGCCAAATCTGGTGCTCCCCGCCAAGAAAACAATGCATCTCGTATATAATGTTACTTTCCTTGATGATGCTACTGTCAGTGTCGGAGGTGCAGCCATCGACAATGACGTCATCCAAGGCAAGGTCGTAAACTTCACCTTCAAGAACACCTTTGAGCAGGTGAAAAACAACTAA
- a CDS encoding aldo/keto reductase, with protein sequence MLKTLPLNTRGIPASRIALGCMGLGGGWDHEPLTADNIRQGHEAVEAALAIGINFFDHADIYTRGKAEKVFGQIFKDRPGLRGELIIQSKCGIRLIEPGDTSNTFDISGEHILRSVDGTLSRLGTDYLDILLLHRPDPLMDPEEIAEALHQLKRSGKVRHFGVSNMSAAQIRLLQHYCDEPFIVNQLHMSLAKISWLDAMVSVNREPWKDITFPEGTVEYCRMENIQLQAWGPLAQGSFSGRSLEGQPESVVNTAAMVSSLAEQKNTTPEAIVLSWLMTHPAAIQPVIGTVNPKRIAACAGADKVELTRKEWYELYISSRGEKLP encoded by the coding sequence TTGCTGAAAACGCTGCCACTTAACACACGGGGAATCCCCGCCAGCCGTATCGCCCTGGGCTGTATGGGCCTCGGAGGAGGCTGGGATCATGAGCCGCTGACTGCGGATAATATCCGCCAGGGACACGAGGCGGTCGAGGCTGCACTGGCTATCGGCATCAATTTTTTTGACCATGCCGATATTTATACCCGCGGCAAGGCGGAGAAGGTGTTCGGACAGATCTTCAAGGATCGGCCCGGGCTTCGCGGGGAGCTGATTATCCAGTCCAAATGCGGCATCAGGCTGATTGAGCCTGGGGATACAAGCAACACTTTTGATATCTCCGGGGAGCATATTCTGAGGAGTGTTGACGGCACCTTATCCCGCCTCGGCACAGATTACCTTGATATTCTGCTGCTGCACCGGCCCGACCCGCTGATGGACCCGGAGGAAATAGCCGAAGCCCTGCATCAGCTTAAAAGGTCGGGCAAGGTCCGCCACTTCGGCGTCTCCAATATGAGTGCCGCGCAGATCAGGCTGCTGCAGCATTATTGCGACGAGCCCTTCATTGTCAACCAGCTCCACATGAGCCTGGCCAAAATCAGTTGGCTCGATGCCATGGTCAGCGTGAACCGCGAGCCCTGGAAGGACATTACCTTCCCCGAGGGAACGGTTGAATACTGCCGCATGGAGAATATCCAGCTGCAGGCCTGGGGACCGCTGGCCCAGGGCAGCTTCAGCGGGCGTTCCCTCGAAGGCCAGCCGGAGAGCGTAGTGAATACGGCCGCTATGGTCAGCTCACTCGCTGAACAGAAGAACACTACTCCCGAGGCCATTGTTCTCTCCTGGCTGATGACCCATCCGGCGGCCATCCAGCCGGTCATCGGCACAGTGAATCCTAAGCGGATCGCCGCCTGCGCCGGAGCCGATAAGGTGGAGCTGACCCGCAAGGAATGGTACGAGCTGTATATCAGCTCCCGGGGGGAGAAGCTGCCATAG
- a CDS encoding PadR family transcriptional regulator codes for MSMKMVILGVLQEKDMHPYEITLIMKERMYDQMMKLQMGSLYYAVDKLAQEEYIEAVETIRSNDRPDKTIYRITSKGKALFEQLILQQIKKTELVFHPLYMALALSRYIDQDKVEKVLEERIREIEHQVNYAYQVYEEHISVVPRSALHLMYGRYEHSLTELKWLKRLYADVAERKLNDFGTPLSL; via the coding sequence ATGTCGATGAAGATGGTGATTCTCGGTGTGCTGCAGGAGAAAGACATGCACCCTTATGAGATCACACTTATTATGAAGGAGCGCATGTACGACCAGATGATGAAGCTGCAGATGGGCTCCCTCTACTACGCTGTCGACAAGCTTGCGCAGGAGGAGTATATCGAAGCCGTGGAGACGATCCGCAGCAATGACCGGCCGGACAAAACCATTTACCGGATCACCAGCAAAGGCAAAGCCCTGTTCGAGCAGCTGATCCTGCAGCAGATCAAGAAGACAGAGCTGGTCTTTCATCCTCTCTACATGGCTCTGGCGCTTTCGCGTTATATTGACCAGGACAAGGTGGAAAAGGTTCTGGAGGAGCGCATCCGGGAGATCGAGCATCAGGTCAATTATGCCTATCAGGTGTACGAGGAGCATATCTCAGTTGTTCCCCGTTCGGCGCTGCATCTGATGTACGGCCGTTATGAGCATAGCCTTACCGAACTAAAATGGCTGAAACGGCTTTATGCAGATGTTGCGGAACGTAAACTGAACGATTTTGGAACACCGTTGTCACTATAG